A window of the Cystobacter fuscus genome harbors these coding sequences:
- the leuS gene encoding leucine--tRNA ligase — MAMNERYEPQAIEKKWQERWQEAGVFRAGARPGAPKKYILEMLPYPSGKMHMGHVRNYLIGDVYARFFQMRGYDVLHPMGWDAFGLPAENAAIKDGVHPAVRTRENIDSFKKEIRSLGYSYDWTREVNTSEPEYYRWNQWFFIQMLNKGLVYRRFSKVNWCTGCLTVIANEQVKDGVCERCESKVLDKELPEWAFRITRYSQELLDGLDELKEWPERITSMQRNWIGRSEGVEADFAIQGSEERLRVFTTRVDTIHGCTYVVLAPDHKLVARITSPGQRAEVEAFARKMAAISKTERTEEGATKEGVFTGAHAINPFTGQPVPIWVANFVLADYGTGAVMSVPAHDARDFDFARKYSLPVRVVIQPAQGDKLPEGGSLEAAYTEDGVLVDSGEFSGLSSDEARRKMGAKLQAEGRGEPKVTYRQKDWGFSRQRYWGTPIPIVYCEKCDPERKGQPVPLEQLPVRLPEIDTEAVLTGKGEPPLAKVPAFVNTTCPTCGGPARRETETMDTFVDSCWYFARYLSPRFDGAPFDPKEAQRWLPVDVYVGGPEHAVMHLLYFRFWTRVMKLLGLSPVDEPVKRLVTQGIVNGPDGRKMSKRWGNVVAPASIVEKYGADTARAYVMFAGPPERDFDWSDDQVEGAYRFLKRVWVLATQHQGVAGATATYEGTYEGKALEIRRAAHKCLKRVGEAIERLSFNTAIAGTMEYLNALYALGTAETPAEKAAMAEAIRVLTVVLTPFAPHLADEIAEAYGARDFVVTQGWPDFDPALVVDDVIPYAVQVNGKLRAEVRVAADAAEADVRAAAEADERVKAALAGKTLRKFVFVPKRLVNFVVG, encoded by the coding sequence ATGGCCATGAACGAGCGTTACGAGCCGCAGGCAATCGAGAAGAAGTGGCAGGAGCGTTGGCAGGAGGCGGGAGTGTTCCGCGCGGGCGCGCGCCCCGGAGCCCCGAAGAAGTACATCCTCGAGATGCTTCCGTACCCCAGCGGGAAGATGCACATGGGGCACGTGCGCAACTACCTCATCGGTGACGTCTACGCGCGCTTCTTCCAGATGCGGGGCTACGACGTGCTGCACCCCATGGGCTGGGACGCCTTCGGTCTGCCCGCGGAGAACGCGGCCATCAAGGACGGCGTGCACCCGGCGGTGCGCACCCGCGAGAACATCGACTCCTTCAAGAAGGAGATCCGCTCGCTCGGCTACAGCTACGACTGGACGCGCGAGGTGAACACCAGCGAGCCCGAGTACTACCGCTGGAACCAGTGGTTCTTCATCCAGATGCTGAACAAGGGGCTCGTCTACCGCCGCTTCAGCAAGGTGAACTGGTGCACGGGCTGCCTCACCGTCATCGCCAACGAGCAGGTGAAGGACGGCGTGTGCGAGCGCTGCGAGTCGAAGGTGCTGGACAAGGAGCTGCCCGAGTGGGCGTTCCGCATCACCCGCTACTCGCAGGAACTGCTCGACGGCCTGGACGAGCTCAAGGAGTGGCCCGAGCGCATCACCTCCATGCAGCGCAACTGGATTGGCCGCTCCGAGGGTGTGGAGGCGGACTTCGCCATCCAGGGCAGTGAGGAGCGTCTGCGCGTCTTCACCACGCGCGTGGACACCATCCACGGCTGCACCTACGTGGTGCTGGCGCCGGACCACAAGCTGGTGGCGCGCATCACCTCGCCCGGGCAACGCGCCGAGGTGGAGGCCTTCGCCCGGAAGATGGCGGCCATCTCCAAGACGGAGCGCACGGAGGAGGGTGCCACGAAGGAGGGCGTCTTCACGGGCGCCCATGCCATCAATCCCTTCACCGGCCAGCCGGTGCCCATCTGGGTCGCCAACTTCGTGCTGGCCGACTACGGCACGGGCGCGGTGATGAGCGTGCCGGCGCACGACGCGCGCGACTTCGACTTCGCGCGCAAGTACTCGCTGCCCGTCCGCGTGGTCATCCAGCCCGCGCAGGGCGACAAGCTGCCCGAGGGAGGCTCCCTCGAGGCGGCGTACACCGAGGACGGCGTGCTGGTGGACTCGGGCGAGTTCTCGGGCCTGAGCTCGGACGAAGCGCGTCGGAAGATGGGCGCGAAGCTCCAGGCCGAGGGCCGGGGCGAGCCCAAGGTGACGTACCGCCAGAAGGACTGGGGCTTCAGCCGCCAGCGCTACTGGGGCACGCCCATCCCCATCGTCTACTGCGAGAAGTGCGATCCCGAGCGCAAGGGTCAGCCGGTGCCGCTCGAGCAGCTCCCGGTACGCCTGCCGGAGATCGACACCGAGGCGGTGCTCACGGGCAAGGGCGAGCCGCCCCTGGCCAAGGTGCCCGCGTTCGTCAACACCACGTGCCCCACGTGCGGGGGCCCGGCCCGGCGCGAGACGGAGACGATGGACACCTTCGTCGACTCCTGCTGGTACTTCGCGCGCTACCTCTCGCCGCGCTTCGACGGGGCGCCCTTCGATCCGAAGGAGGCCCAGCGCTGGCTGCCGGTGGACGTGTACGTGGGTGGCCCCGAGCACGCGGTGATGCACCTGCTCTACTTCCGCTTCTGGACGCGGGTGATGAAGCTGCTCGGCCTGTCCCCGGTGGACGAGCCCGTCAAGCGGCTGGTGACCCAGGGCATCGTCAACGGGCCGGACGGGCGCAAGATGTCCAAGCGCTGGGGCAACGTGGTGGCGCCCGCGTCCATCGTCGAGAAGTACGGCGCGGACACGGCGCGTGCCTACGTGATGTTCGCCGGGCCGCCCGAGCGCGACTTCGACTGGTCCGATGATCAGGTGGAGGGCGCCTACCGCTTCCTCAAGCGGGTATGGGTGCTCGCCACGCAGCACCAGGGCGTGGCCGGGGCGACGGCTACGTATGAAGGCACCTACGAGGGCAAGGCGCTGGAGATCCGCCGCGCGGCGCACAAGTGCCTCAAGCGGGTGGGGGAGGCCATCGAGCGGCTGTCCTTCAACACCGCCATCGCCGGCACCATGGAGTACCTGAACGCGCTGTACGCGCTGGGCACGGCGGAGACGCCCGCGGAGAAGGCCGCCATGGCCGAGGCCATTCGGGTGCTGACGGTGGTGCTCACGCCCTTCGCGCCGCACCTGGCCGATGAGATCGCCGAGGCCTACGGGGCCAGGGACTTCGTCGTCACCCAGGGCTGGCCCGATTTCGATCCGGCGCTGGTGGTGGACGACGTGATTCCCTACGCGGTGCAGGTCAACGGCAAGCTGCGCGCGGAGGTGCGGGTGGCGGCGGACGCGGCCGAGGCGGACGTACGGGCCGCGGCCGAGGCGGACGAGCGGGTGAAGGCCGCCCTGGCGGGCAAGACGCTGCGCAAGTTCGTCTTCGTGCCCAAGCGCCTCGTCAACTTCGTCGTCGGCTGA
- the lptE gene encoding LPS assembly lipoprotein LptE, which yields MSRLYAVGGLLWLSVLGCGYRFTPRSAGLPGGVGSVCAPIFRNDTAEPGLETLFTRMFRQELVRVGVLGGSGSCQASVEGVVAWVNSAPTIVTEPVYEGNVAVTGSQLASYRASVGVTLRLVRDGQVLAETTVSGNEDFLPGAEGASGDVLQAEANRQAALYRLAETLMREGYDRLANNW from the coding sequence ATGTCCCGGCTCTACGCGGTGGGTGGGTTGCTCTGGTTGTCGGTGCTCGGGTGTGGCTACCGCTTCACCCCCCGGTCCGCGGGGCTGCCCGGCGGTGTGGGTTCCGTCTGCGCGCCCATCTTCCGCAACGACACCGCCGAGCCGGGCCTGGAGACGCTCTTCACGCGCATGTTCCGCCAGGAACTGGTGCGCGTGGGGGTCTTGGGCGGCTCCGGCTCCTGCCAGGCGTCCGTCGAGGGCGTGGTGGCGTGGGTGAACAGCGCTCCGACGATCGTCACCGAGCCCGTCTACGAGGGCAACGTCGCGGTGACGGGGTCGCAGCTCGCCAGCTACCGGGCCTCGGTTGGAGTGACGTTGAGGCTGGTGCGGGACGGCCAGGTCCTGGCGGAGACGACCGTTTCGGGCAACGAGGACTTCCTGCCGGGCGCGGAAGGGGCGTCCGGCGACGTGCTGCAAGCCGAGGCCAACCGTCAAGCCGCGCTGTACCGTCTCGCCGAGACGTTGATGCGCGAGGGCTATGATCGGTTGGCCAACAACTGGTGA
- the rpsT gene encoding 30S ribosomal protein S20, which produces MANTKSAEKRNRQAQKRRARNVNVRTTVKDAVKNLRDTLASPDAGKAAEAFKSAASRINKASSKGVIHKRAASRRISRLAKAVNRAKAAAK; this is translated from the coding sequence TTGGCCAACACCAAGTCTGCAGAGAAGCGTAACCGCCAGGCGCAGAAGCGCCGCGCCCGCAATGTCAACGTGCGCACCACGGTGAAGGATGCCGTGAAGAACCTGCGCGACACCCTCGCCTCCCCGGATGCCGGGAAGGCCGCGGAGGCCTTCAAGTCGGCCGCGAGCCGCATCAACAAGGCCTCCTCCAAGGGCGTCATCCACAAGCGCGCCGCCTCGCGCCGCATCTCGCGCCTCGCCAAGGCCGTCAACCGCGCCAAGGCAGCGGCGAAGTAG
- the mazG gene encoding nucleoside triphosphate pyrophosphohydrolase, which yields MSAAGEQLERLAGIVARLRSADGCPWDREQDLRSLRPYLSEEAFEVLDEMDRVADGGPWRPLCEELGDLLFQIVFHARLAEELGEFTLADVSASISDKLTQRHPHVFGEKQADGTPQPMADWAKLKAQERKKKTGQEGSVLDGVPTRAPALLRAERLTEKASRIGFDWPDLHHVRAKLQEELGELDEAIASGNRDELEHELGDVLLALANLARFLHTPAEDALRMAIRRFTARFQHIESALRTEAVPLGEATLAHMERHWQAAKAREKALPPPTRVPRAPLIALRLPVVDLPAQRAFWDRVAPLLGWSAERAGPEEAVYGDGLYRLTFVAGPAAPSPALLTFAAPSAAAVQRLRALLEGMSAGGTLEAEGGSSRLSFRDPSGLRWEYAVGDR from the coding sequence ATGAGTGCAGCAGGGGAGCAATTGGAGAGGTTGGCGGGAATCGTGGCACGTCTGCGCTCGGCGGATGGTTGTCCGTGGGACCGGGAGCAGGACCTGCGTTCACTGCGCCCCTACCTCAGTGAGGAGGCGTTCGAGGTCCTCGACGAGATGGATCGCGTCGCCGACGGGGGGCCCTGGCGTCCGCTGTGCGAGGAGCTGGGGGATCTGCTCTTCCAGATCGTCTTCCATGCCCGGCTCGCCGAGGAGCTGGGCGAGTTCACGTTGGCGGACGTGTCCGCCTCCATCAGCGACAAGCTCACCCAGCGCCACCCGCACGTCTTCGGCGAGAAGCAGGCGGATGGCACCCCCCAGCCGATGGCCGACTGGGCGAAGCTCAAGGCGCAGGAGCGCAAGAAGAAGACGGGCCAGGAGGGCTCGGTGCTCGACGGGGTGCCCACGCGGGCCCCGGCCCTGCTGCGCGCCGAGCGCCTCACGGAGAAGGCCAGCCGCATCGGCTTCGACTGGCCGGACCTGCACCACGTGCGCGCCAAGCTCCAGGAGGAGCTGGGCGAGCTGGACGAAGCCATCGCCTCGGGCAACCGGGACGAGCTGGAGCACGAGCTGGGTGACGTCCTGCTGGCGCTCGCCAACCTCGCGCGCTTCCTCCACACCCCGGCCGAGGACGCGCTGCGCATGGCCATCCGCCGCTTCACCGCGCGCTTCCAACACATCGAGTCCGCGTTGCGCACCGAGGCCGTTCCCCTCGGAGAGGCCACCTTGGCGCACATGGAACGACACTGGCAGGCGGCCAAGGCCCGGGAGAAGGCCCTGCCGCCCCCCACCCGGGTTCCCCGAGCGCCCCTGATCGCGCTGCGCCTGCCCGTGGTGGATCTCCCCGCCCAGCGCGCCTTCTGGGACCGGGTGGCTCCCCTGCTGGGCTGGAGCGCCGAGCGGGCGGGCCCCGAGGAGGCCGTCTACGGGGATGGCCTGTACCGGCTCACCTTCGTGGCTGGCCCGGCCGCTCCCTCGCCGGCCCTGCTCACCTTCGCGGCGCCCTCGGCCGCCGCGGTGCAGCGGTTGCGCGCCCTCCTGGAAGGCATGTCCGCGGGAGGAACGCTGGAAGCGGAGGGGGGCTCGAGCCGGTTGAGCTTCCGGGATCCCTCCGGGCTGCGGTGGGAGTACGCGGTCGGAGACCGTTGA
- a CDS encoding tetratricopeptide repeat protein gives MPSDSDSEDDEEGTAARGRGKKGKGRKGQEDEAQDDAASAAGQDAGVVVAPAPAAPAAPVPGPVARPPPAPILTPRISDADLQAAWVKWRDAVAALDSEAARAAQQELVTLREDVAALDLESFSVGFIRAAEGRRKAHDEAGALRLVENAATLSPNLPYARLALAQAYAERSPEAVGKYSRELRAALELMLRDPRYRRPVLADFGTVVLLALLATAMVVVGVLFVRRARFLLHDFHHLFPRASAHWQSTALAVLLLFGTPLALRWGVVPTLLLLLGSVSFYLARSERVVATLLLVLSALVPLAAGKLAQSSVFAGTVAEDVYVLEHGGIDAEPVAQRVRARHEKKQASFAELFALGRFEARRGQLPEAITHYKAAMALRAGHAPLMTNLGNALLATGDMDGAARLYTQALSADPGLAAPAFNLAEVYRRRAAVAPDSEISAQNQKARDALETAGRLDRELLMWERPPDDRLTMNRLLLAPVLPLTDLPVVEDTALASRVEAQLSSRLLGGGSGISAWGPLVLGALLVGMLGFARGVFKPSHDCEKCGRPVCRRCDKELGVASKLCAQCVNVFSRKIVVEARVRARKHIEIERNRQWASGVSYVFGGLVSGAGHLFNGLAVRGTLYAFLFLFGVAGVLLRSGVLRSPYGEVPLYLKLAPLLLLLIPLHLLSLRGLYRRQNE, from the coding sequence ATGCCATCCGATTCGGACTCCGAGGATGACGAGGAGGGGACCGCGGCCCGGGGTCGCGGCAAGAAGGGCAAGGGCCGCAAGGGCCAGGAGGACGAGGCGCAGGACGACGCGGCGAGTGCCGCGGGCCAGGACGCGGGAGTGGTCGTGGCCCCGGCGCCCGCGGCTCCAGCCGCCCCCGTGCCCGGGCCGGTCGCGCGGCCACCTCCGGCGCCCATCCTCACGCCGCGCATCTCCGATGCGGACCTCCAGGCCGCCTGGGTCAAATGGCGCGACGCGGTGGCGGCGCTGGACAGCGAGGCGGCGCGCGCGGCCCAGCAGGAACTGGTGACGCTCCGGGAAGACGTGGCGGCCCTGGATCTGGAGTCCTTCAGCGTCGGCTTCATCCGGGCGGCGGAGGGACGGCGCAAGGCGCACGACGAGGCGGGGGCGCTGCGACTCGTGGAAAACGCCGCGACGCTCTCTCCGAACCTTCCCTACGCGCGCCTGGCACTCGCCCAGGCCTATGCCGAGCGCTCGCCCGAGGCCGTGGGCAAGTACTCGCGCGAGCTCCGGGCCGCGCTCGAGTTGATGCTGAGGGATCCCCGCTACCGCCGCCCGGTGCTGGCGGATTTCGGGACGGTGGTGCTGCTGGCGCTGCTGGCCACGGCGATGGTGGTGGTGGGCGTGCTCTTCGTGCGGCGCGCGCGCTTCCTGCTCCACGACTTCCACCACCTCTTTCCCCGTGCCTCGGCCCACTGGCAGTCCACGGCGCTCGCGGTGCTGCTGCTCTTCGGCACGCCCCTGGCCCTGCGCTGGGGCGTCGTGCCCACGCTGTTGCTGCTGCTGGGCTCCGTGTCGTTCTACCTGGCGCGCTCGGAGCGGGTGGTGGCCACGTTGCTGCTCGTCCTGTCGGCGCTCGTCCCCCTCGCGGCGGGCAAGCTCGCCCAGTCCTCGGTCTTCGCGGGGACGGTGGCCGAGGACGTCTACGTGCTTGAGCACGGCGGAATCGACGCGGAGCCCGTGGCCCAGCGCGTGCGCGCGCGCCACGAGAAGAAGCAGGCCAGCTTCGCCGAGCTCTTCGCGCTCGGCCGGTTCGAGGCGCGCCGGGGCCAGCTGCCGGAAGCCATCACCCACTACAAGGCGGCCATGGCGCTGCGTGCCGGGCACGCGCCGTTGATGACCAACCTGGGCAACGCCTTGCTGGCCACGGGCGACATGGACGGCGCGGCGCGGCTCTACACCCAGGCCCTGTCGGCGGACCCGGGGCTGGCCGCGCCCGCCTTCAACCTGGCCGAGGTCTACCGCCGCCGTGCCGCCGTGGCGCCGGACTCGGAGATCAGCGCCCAGAACCAGAAGGCGCGTGACGCGCTCGAGACCGCGGGCCGTCTGGATCGCGAGCTGCTGATGTGGGAGCGGCCGCCGGATGATCGGCTGACGATGAACCGCCTGCTGCTCGCGCCCGTGCTGCCCCTGACGGACCTGCCGGTCGTCGAGGACACGGCCCTGGCCTCGCGCGTGGAGGCCCAGCTGTCGAGCCGGTTGCTCGGAGGCGGCTCGGGCATCTCCGCCTGGGGTCCGCTCGTGCTCGGGGCGCTGCTCGTCGGCATGCTCGGCTTCGCCCGAGGCGTCTTCAAGCCGTCCCACGATTGCGAGAAGTGTGGCCGTCCGGTGTGCCGGCGCTGTGACAAGGAGCTGGGCGTGGCCAGCAAGCTGTGCGCCCAGTGCGTCAACGTCTTCTCGCGCAAGATCGTGGTGGAGGCGCGCGTCCGGGCCCGCAAGCACATCGAGATCGAGCGCAACCGCCAGTGGGCGAGTGGCGTGTCCTACGTCTTCGGCGGCCTGGTGTCGGGCGCGGGCCATCTCTTCAACGGGCTGGCGGTGCGCGGCACGCTCTACGCCTTCCTCTTCCTCTTCGGGGTGGCGGGGGTGCTGTTGCGCTCCGGGGTGCTGCGCTCGCCCTATGGGGAGGTGCCGCTGTACCTCAAGCTCGCCCCCCTGTTGCTTCTCCTCATCCCCCTTCACCTGCTGTCGCTGCGCGGGCTGTACCGCCGCCAGAACGAGTAG
- a CDS encoding DUF4388 domain-containing protein has translation MALTGTLKDFGIADILQLIGQQQKTGVLYLKSKDQDVQVFIRDGNIVRAESVTRKKKDLLGNMLVSAELITPQQLESALEIQKRTLKRLGDVLTSTGAISAEKLKQMMRLQVTESLYGLFSWKAGDYEFKQEESVQVDADDLAPLRAESVLMEGFRMVDEWPHLRKKLSNEATTFEKLKELPPQKAQEKEDDFDASFDDAFSEEKKDENKGEFKSIGSTERRVYSLIGPGRDVRKLVDLSCLGEFETWKALVNLLNLDYIRALPPSGLSSLSSSARGGDLLVRLGGMLARAAVTLLVIAALGFVASRLRPDTWDLQGSSASSYSDPAAQRLVSRAQQVRIEAALEVFRLEKGNLPERLDSLVEVGLLRNEDLRYPWRDDYYYRRTSDRQFILLPPLR, from the coding sequence ATGGCGCTCACGGGAACCCTCAAGGACTTCGGCATCGCGGACATCCTGCAGCTCATCGGGCAGCAGCAGAAGACCGGGGTGCTCTACCTCAAGAGCAAGGATCAGGACGTCCAGGTCTTCATCCGGGACGGCAACATCGTGCGTGCCGAGAGCGTCACGCGCAAGAAGAAGGACCTGCTGGGCAACATGCTGGTGAGCGCCGAGCTCATCACGCCCCAGCAGCTCGAGAGCGCGCTGGAGATCCAGAAGCGCACCCTCAAGCGGCTCGGGGACGTGCTCACCTCCACGGGCGCCATCTCCGCGGAGAAGCTCAAGCAGATGATGCGGCTGCAGGTGACGGAGTCGCTCTACGGCCTCTTCTCCTGGAAGGCGGGCGACTACGAGTTCAAGCAGGAGGAGAGCGTCCAGGTGGACGCGGACGATCTCGCGCCGCTGCGCGCCGAGAGCGTGCTCATGGAAGGCTTCCGGATGGTGGATGAGTGGCCCCACCTGCGCAAGAAGCTCTCCAACGAGGCCACCACCTTCGAGAAGCTCAAGGAGCTGCCGCCGCAGAAGGCCCAGGAGAAGGAGGACGACTTCGACGCGTCCTTCGACGATGCCTTCTCCGAGGAGAAGAAGGACGAGAACAAGGGCGAGTTCAAGTCCATTGGCAGCACCGAGCGCCGCGTGTACAGCCTCATCGGCCCGGGGCGCGACGTGCGCAAGCTGGTGGATCTCAGCTGCCTGGGCGAGTTCGAGACCTGGAAGGCCCTCGTCAACCTGCTCAACCTCGACTACATCCGGGCCCTGCCGCCCTCGGGCCTCTCGAGCCTGTCGTCGTCCGCGCGCGGTGGGGATCTGCTCGTGCGGCTGGGCGGCATGCTGGCGCGCGCCGCGGTCACCCTCCTGGTGATCGCCGCGCTGGGCTTCGTCGCCTCGCGGCTGCGGCCGGACACGTGGGACTTGCAGGGCTCGTCGGCCTCCTCGTACTCGGACCCGGCCGCCCAGCGTCTGGTGTCTCGTGCCCAACAGGTCCGAATCGAGGCCGCGCTGGAGGTGTTCCGCCTCGAAAAGGGCAACCTCCCCGAACGGTTGGACTCCCTGGTGGAGGTGGGTCTGCTGCGAAACGAAGACCTGCGCTACCCGTGGAGGGATGATTACTATTACCGTCGTACGTCGGACCGGCAGTTCATCCTCCTGCCCCCCTTGCGCTAG
- a CDS encoding PhoH family protein — MRNPATVEAQEVSPTSAKVDVRDNATTLALCGNQNENLKLMERRLGVRVGQRGTELHLSGPADAVAFTVKLVESLEGMIRAGRAIYREDVEQAIKVLGRGGVESLQDVMMGPVLKSSGNRQIAPKSLAQKRYVDAIRANDIVFGIGPAGTGKTYLAMAMAVSYLLDRKVKRIVLARPAVEAGEKLGFLPGDLAEKVNPYLRPLYDALHDMMPIERATSFIEQGVVEVAPLAFMRGRTLNDSFVILDEAQNTTVEQMKMFLTRLGYNSKAVITGDVTQVDLPVGRMSGLHHARSILRNIEGLCITEFTEVDVVRHPLVQEVIRAYDRFDAAQQAAKALKQAEQAAEAPVPASSDEPPGA; from the coding sequence TTGCGAAACCCCGCCACTGTAGAGGCCCAAGAAGTCAGCCCCACCTCCGCCAAGGTGGATGTCCGCGACAACGCGACGACCCTGGCGCTGTGTGGCAACCAGAACGAGAACCTCAAGCTCATGGAGCGCCGCCTCGGTGTCCGCGTGGGACAGCGGGGGACGGAACTGCACCTGTCGGGACCCGCGGATGCCGTGGCCTTCACGGTGAAGCTGGTGGAGAGCCTCGAGGGGATGATCCGGGCGGGCCGTGCCATCTACCGCGAGGACGTGGAGCAGGCCATCAAGGTGTTGGGTCGCGGAGGCGTCGAGTCGCTCCAGGACGTGATGATGGGGCCCGTGCTCAAGAGCTCGGGCAACAGGCAGATCGCTCCCAAGAGCCTCGCGCAGAAGCGCTACGTGGACGCCATCCGCGCCAACGACATCGTCTTCGGCATCGGCCCCGCGGGCACGGGCAAGACGTACCTGGCCATGGCCATGGCGGTCTCCTATCTGCTCGACAGGAAGGTCAAGCGCATCGTCCTGGCGCGTCCGGCGGTGGAAGCCGGTGAGAAGCTGGGCTTTCTGCCCGGGGACCTGGCCGAGAAGGTCAATCCCTACCTGCGCCCGCTCTACGACGCGCTCCACGACATGATGCCCATCGAGCGCGCCACGAGCTTCATCGAGCAGGGGGTGGTGGAAGTGGCGCCGCTGGCCTTCATGCGCGGCCGCACGCTCAACGACTCCTTCGTCATCCTCGACGAGGCGCAGAACACCACCGTCGAGCAGATGAAGATGTTCCTCACGCGCCTGGGCTACAACAGCAAGGCGGTCATCACCGGTGACGTGACGCAGGTGGACCTGCCGGTGGGACGGATGAGCGGCCTGCACCACGCGCGCTCCATCCTGCGCAACATCGAGGGCCTGTGCATCACCGAGTTCACCGAGGTGGACGTGGTGCGCCACCCGCTGGTGCAGGAGGTGATCCGCGCCTACGATCGCTTCGATGCCGCCCAGCAGGCCGCCAAGGCGCTCAAGCAGGCCGAGCAGGCCGCCGAGGCCCCGGTGCCCGCCTCCAGCGACGAGCCGCCCGGCGCGTGA